One window of the Arthrobacter sp. D5-1 genome contains the following:
- a CDS encoding ABC transporter substrate-binding protein, whose protein sequence is MRFSRTSKALGVAAIIALAVTGCGGGGGTSTNSSAAADPNKVISAYSNEPQNPLLPANTNEVYGGRVVELLFEGLRAYDSDGKPVNALAESIETTDSQNWTIKVKTGAKFTNGEAITAKTFVDSWNFAALSTNLQNNGFFFESIEGYTDVSAVTETTSADGKKTSTPAPTAQTMSGLAATDDQTITVKLSQPEADWSLRLGYSAFYPLPSEALKDPKKFGENPIGNGPYKFEKEGAWVHDQSISLVKNADYTGPRAAKNGGVTFKFYTDPGPAYTDLQADNLDITDVVPSNALKTYTTDFPDRNSTRPNANNATLNIPGYNPNFQGEAGLLRRQALSHAINREEITKVIFNGTRTPATEFTAPVLDGYNDAIPGSDVLKFDAQKAKDLWAQAEKIKPYDGSKPLLIASNTDGGNKEWIDAVANAFKNNLGIQAEIQPFAKFAEVLDLRKSQSLPGLTRAGWQGDYPSLYNFLGPVWATNASSNYEKYSNAEFDKLLKEGLAAKTPEDANKKFNEAQEILFKELPGLPLWYRATPIVWSNNVVSAETGWNGGVRYFDIEAK, encoded by the coding sequence ATGCGTTTCTCGCGCACTTCCAAAGCTCTAGGCGTAGCGGCGATCATCGCCCTCGCAGTGACCGGTTGCGGCGGCGGTGGCGGCACCAGCACAAACAGCTCTGCCGCAGCTGACCCGAACAAGGTCATTTCCGCATACAGCAACGAACCGCAGAACCCGCTGCTTCCGGCCAACACCAACGAGGTGTACGGTGGCCGCGTCGTCGAGCTGCTGTTCGAAGGCCTTCGCGCCTACGACTCTGACGGCAAGCCCGTCAACGCTCTGGCAGAGTCGATTGAGACAACCGACTCGCAGAACTGGACCATCAAGGTCAAGACCGGCGCCAAGTTCACCAACGGCGAGGCCATCACGGCCAAGACGTTCGTTGATTCCTGGAACTTCGCCGCGCTGAGCACCAACCTCCAGAACAACGGCTTCTTCTTCGAATCCATCGAAGGCTACACCGACGTCAGCGCGGTCACTGAGACCACCAGCGCCGACGGAAAGAAGACCTCCACCCCGGCTCCCACTGCCCAGACCATGTCCGGCCTGGCAGCAACGGATGACCAGACCATCACGGTCAAGCTGTCCCAGCCGGAGGCTGACTGGTCGCTGCGCCTTGGTTACTCCGCCTTCTACCCGCTGCCTTCCGAGGCTCTGAAGGACCCGAAGAAGTTCGGCGAGAACCCCATCGGCAACGGCCCGTACAAGTTCGAGAAGGAAGGTGCCTGGGTACACGACCAGTCCATCTCCCTGGTCAAGAACGCTGACTACACCGGCCCGCGTGCTGCCAAGAACGGCGGCGTGACCTTCAAGTTCTACACCGATCCGGGCCCCGCATACACGGATCTCCAGGCTGACAACCTCGACATCACGGACGTCGTCCCGTCGAACGCACTGAAGACCTACACCACGGACTTCCCGGACCGTAACTCCACGCGTCCGAACGCCAACAACGCCACGCTGAACATCCCGGGCTACAACCCGAACTTCCAGGGTGAAGCCGGTCTCCTGCGTCGCCAGGCTCTGTCCCACGCGATCAACCGCGAAGAGATCACCAAGGTCATCTTCAACGGCACGCGTACCCCGGCCACCGAGTTCACGGCTCCCGTGCTCGACGGCTACAACGACGCCATCCCGGGCAGCGATGTCCTGAAGTTCGACGCTCAGAAGGCCAAGGATCTCTGGGCCCAGGCTGAGAAGATCAAGCCGTACGACGGTTCGAAGCCGCTCCTGATTGCCTCCAACACAGACGGTGGCAACAAGGAATGGATTGACGCCGTTGCCAACGCCTTCAAGAACAACCTTGGTATCCAGGCCGAAATCCAGCCCTTCGCCAAGTTCGCTGAAGTTCTGGACCTGCGCAAGTCGCAGTCCCTCCCGGGTCTCACCCGCGCCGGCTGGCAGGGCGACTACCCGTCGCTGTACAACTTCCTCGGACCGGTGTGGGCAACCAACGCATCGTCCAACTACGAGAAGTACTCGAACGCCGAGTTCGACAAGCTCCTCAAGGAAGGCCTTGCAGCCAAGACTCCGGAAGACGCCAACAAGAAGTTCAACGAGGCACAGGAGATCCTGTTCAAGGAACTCCCGGGCTTGCCCCTGTGGTACCGGGCGACCCCGATCGTATGGAGCAACAACGTTGTCTCAGCTGAAACCGGCTGGAACGGCGGAGTCCGCTACTTCGACATCGAGGCCAAGTAG
- a CDS encoding SRPBCC domain-containing protein — protein sequence MNRDLDLVVERVIRAPRARVFSAWTTPELFEKWWIPEPYSCRLESFEPHAGGGFVTSMSEDGSAFVPHMDAAFLVVDPGERVVFTNAVDSSLRPASPRPVPVTGEVTFADHTDGTLYRIVARHGSPEALAEHEQLGLQEGWSLVTDQLAALAEGAD from the coding sequence GTGAACCGTGATCTTGACCTCGTGGTCGAACGGGTCATCCGTGCGCCCCGTGCCAGGGTATTCAGTGCCTGGACAACGCCGGAGCTCTTCGAGAAGTGGTGGATCCCCGAACCATATTCCTGCAGGCTTGAGTCATTTGAGCCGCACGCAGGCGGCGGTTTCGTGACATCCATGAGCGAGGACGGTTCGGCCTTCGTGCCACACATGGACGCCGCCTTCCTCGTCGTTGACCCGGGAGAGCGAGTGGTGTTTACCAACGCCGTGGACAGCAGCCTTCGGCCCGCCAGCCCTAGGCCCGTCCCTGTGACGGGAGAGGTCACTTTTGCCGATCACACCGATGGAACGTTGTACCGGATTGTGGCGCGTCACGGTAGCCCGGAGGCGCTTGCCGAGCATGAACAGCTTGGCCTGCAGGAGGGCTGGAGCCTGGTCACGGATCAACTGGCAGCGCTGGCTGAGGGTGCTGACTAG
- a CDS encoding SDR family NAD(P)-dependent oxidoreductase has product MMTLQGAVVLVVGATGGLGSRIAAQLEGAGAVVARSSKSAGYDLREPSVIREVLKDTNAQHGRLDGLVVASGVVAFGAASDLEPATVDELFAVNTISPIQLITQSQPYLTASAREGREPFVVTLSGVVAEAPVAGLAAYSASKAGLASFVVAAAREYRRTGIRILDARPGHTGTALSEHPIAGSAPRFGVGLDPDVVAARIVTAIVDGEKDLPSTAF; this is encoded by the coding sequence ATGATGACTCTTCAGGGTGCGGTTGTGCTGGTGGTCGGCGCCACTGGCGGACTTGGTTCGCGCATAGCCGCTCAGTTGGAGGGCGCCGGTGCTGTGGTCGCCCGGTCGTCAAAGTCTGCTGGGTACGATCTGCGCGAACCTTCCGTGATCCGGGAAGTCCTGAAAGACACGAATGCGCAGCATGGACGCCTCGACGGGCTTGTCGTGGCGTCCGGGGTCGTCGCTTTCGGCGCCGCATCTGACCTTGAACCCGCCACGGTTGATGAACTCTTCGCTGTGAACACCATCAGTCCAATCCAGCTCATTACCCAGAGCCAGCCCTATCTCACGGCCTCGGCACGTGAGGGACGAGAGCCATTCGTGGTCACGTTGAGCGGCGTTGTTGCCGAGGCACCCGTGGCCGGTCTGGCGGCCTACTCGGCGTCGAAGGCCGGGCTTGCGTCCTTCGTTGTCGCAGCGGCGCGCGAGTATCGCCGGACGGGCATCCGAATCCTGGATGCCCGTCCAGGCCACACTGGTACCGCACTCTCCGAGCATCCGATCGCCGGGTCAGCGCCGCGATTCGGAGTGGGGCTTGATCCGGACGTGGTTGCAGCGCGGATCGTCACCGCGATCGTCGATGGCGAGAAGGATCTACCCAGCACCGCTTTTTAG
- a CDS encoding helix-turn-helix domain-containing protein, giving the protein MPEDAKKHRFLTTEQVAEELNVSVNQIRALLRSGDLRGIQVGGRNVWRIAATDVESYIAEAYRVTAERIAAGELPE; this is encoded by the coding sequence GTGCCAGAGGATGCCAAGAAGCACCGGTTCCTGACGACGGAGCAGGTTGCCGAGGAACTGAATGTGTCAGTGAACCAGATCAGGGCGTTGCTCAGGTCAGGCGATCTACGGGGCATCCAGGTCGGAGGCCGGAACGTCTGGCGCATTGCTGCCACCGATGTGGAGAGCTACATCGCTGAGGCGTACAGGGTCACTGCTGAGCGCATCGCCGCCGGCGAACTACCGGAGTGA